The following proteins are co-located in the Pyxicephalus adspersus chromosome Z, UCB_Pads_2.0, whole genome shotgun sequence genome:
- the TMEM185A gene encoding transmembrane protein 185A codes for MNLRGLFQDFNPSKFLIYACLLLFSVLLSLRLDGIIQWSYWAVFAPIWLWKLMVIVGASVGTGVWARNPQYRAEGETCVEFKAMLIAVGIHLLLLMFEVLVCDRIERGNHYFWLLVFMPLFFVSPVSVAACVWGFRHDRSLELEILCSVNILQFIFIALRLDRIITWPWLVVCVPLWILMSFLCLVVLYYIVWSVLFLRSMDVIAEQRRTHITMAVSWMAIVVPLLTFEILLVHRLDDHNLFSYIPIFVPLWLSLITLMATTFGQKGGNHWWFGIRKDFCQFLLEIFPFLREYGNISYDIHHEDSEDAEETPVPEPPKIAPMFRKKTGVVITQSPGKYVVPPPKLNIDMPD; via the exons ATGAATCTCAGGGGGCTCTTCCAGGACTTCAACCCCAG tAAATTCCTCATCTATGCATGTTTGTTGCTTTTCTCCGTTCTCCTCTCCCTACGCCTTGACGGTATTATACAATGGAGCTACTGGGCAGTATTTGCACCAATATGGCTATGGAAGCTAATGGTTATTGTGGGAGCCTCTGTGGGCACCGGAGTGTGGGCAAGAAACCCCCAATACAG GGCAGAAGGTGAAACCTGTGTGGAGTTTAAAGCTATGCTTATAGCAGTGGGGATTCACTTGCTGCTTCTCATGTTTGAAGTTCTAGTCTGTGATCGAATCGAGAGAGGAAACCACTACTTCTGGCTCTTGGTCTTCATGCCGCTATTCTTTGTGTCCCCGGTTTCAGTTGCTGCTTGTGTATGGGGGTTCCGACATGACCGTTCTCTAGAA CTGGAGATCTTGTGCTCAGTTAATATACTGCAGTTCATATTCATTGCACTAAGACTTGACCGCATCATCACTTGGCCGTGGCTT gtGGTGTGTGTGCCCCTGTGGATCTTGATGTCTTTCCTGTGTTTGGtggttttgtattatattgtgtgGTCCGTTCTTTTCTTGCGATCTATGGATGTCATAGCTGAACAAAGGAGGACACATATCACCATGGCAGTCAGCTGGATGGCTATAGTTGTGCCATTACTTACATTTGAG ATTCTCCTTGTGCATCGACTGGATGACCATAACTTGTTCTCCTACATCCCAATCTTTGtccccttatggctttcattaATCACTCTAATGGCTACAACATTTGGGCAGAAAGGAGGCAATCACT GGTGGTTTGGCATTCGGAAAGACTTCTGTCAGTTCCTGTTAGAGATCTTCCCTTTCCTTCGAGAATACGGCAATATATCCTATGACATTCATCATGAGGACAGTGAGGACGCAGAGGAAACACCGGTACCGGAACCTCCCAAAATCGCCCCAATGTTCCGAAAAAAGACAGGCGTAGTAATCACACAGAGCCCTGGCAAATATGTTGTTCCTCCACCCAAGCTGAACATTGATATGCCCGATTAA
- the LOC140343364 gene encoding protein EOLA1-like, translating to MQVGCLSFRQPYAGLLLNGVKTVETRWRPLLADYKNSTLAIHIAVKDWDGQDWRDILQNRLGMATSKVQQILEKGEQYGRGVIAGLIDIGDTWQCADDVPMEDAIELENKALLIGLQGKYLSDVSNPRWLLEPIPARGGKDIWKVTVPYHLIPS from the exons ATGCAGGTCGGCTGTTTGTCTTTCCGACAACCCTACGCTGGCCTGCTATTGAACGGAGTAAAGACTGTGGAAACGCGTTGGCGCCCTCTGCTGGCCGATTATAAGAACAGCACTCTAGCTATACACATAGCAGTGAAAGACTGGGATGGCCAGGACTGGAGAGACATTCTGCAGAACAGACTGGGGATGGCAACTTCTAAAGTgcaacaaatattagaaaaagggGAGCAGTATGGCAGGGGGGTCATTGCTG GTCTTATTGACATCGGTGATACTTGGCAATGTGCAGATGATGTCCCCATGGAAGACGCCATAGAACTTGAAAATAAAGCCCTACTGATTGGTCTACAAGGGAAATATCTGTCTGATGTCTCCAACCCACGGTGGTTATTGGAACCAATCCCAGCAAGAGGTGGCAAAGACATTTGGAAAGTCACTGTTCCCTATCATCTAATTCCTTCATAA